The following proteins come from a genomic window of Effusibacillus lacus:
- the mtaB gene encoding tRNA (N(6)-L-threonylcarbamoyladenosine(37)-C(2))-methylthiotransferase MtaB, with protein sequence MSTVAFHTLGCKVNSYDTEAIWNLFRQRGYTQVDFNDIADIYVINTCTVTDTGDKKSRQMIRRAIRRNENATVVVTGCYAQMAPDEILEIPGVDLVIGTQHRDRIVDLVEKVQEEKKPLKFVSSVRSQREFEELDVPEFQGHTRAFLKIQEGCNNFCTFCIIPYSRGFIRSRKPENVILQARKLVDAGYHEIVLSGIHTGGYGDDLEGYTLADLLVDLEKVEGLSRIRISSIEASEIDDKMLQVLARSEKVCRHLHIPLQAGSNYILDRMNRKYTVEEFAAKLVELRKALPDLAVTSDVIVGFPGETDEHFAETYDFIREQQFSDLHVFPYSQRKGTPAAKYKDQVPEAVKEARVAKLIELADRLQVDYSNKYVGQVLEMIPEDINQDGLLEGFSDNYIKIAFQGHPDMLGQIVQVRLERAKADVSEGTFVKQLTLRTAVSGDSQFVDLIPLDMVKA encoded by the coding sequence ATGTCTACAGTTGCGTTTCATACACTGGGTTGCAAAGTGAACTCTTACGATACGGAAGCGATCTGGAACCTGTTCAGGCAACGGGGATACACCCAGGTTGATTTTAACGATATTGCGGATATCTATGTAATTAACACTTGTACAGTTACGGATACCGGGGACAAAAAGTCCAGGCAGATGATTCGCCGGGCGATCCGCCGCAATGAGAACGCAACAGTTGTTGTTACAGGGTGCTATGCTCAGATGGCACCGGATGAGATCCTGGAGATTCCGGGCGTTGATCTCGTGATTGGCACCCAGCACCGGGACCGGATCGTGGATCTGGTGGAGAAGGTTCAGGAAGAAAAGAAACCCCTGAAGTTTGTATCTTCCGTCCGTTCCCAACGGGAATTTGAAGAACTGGATGTGCCTGAGTTTCAAGGACACACCCGGGCTTTCCTCAAGATTCAGGAAGGCTGCAACAACTTCTGCACATTCTGCATCATTCCTTATTCCCGTGGGTTTATTCGCAGCCGCAAGCCGGAAAACGTAATCCTGCAGGCCAGGAAGCTGGTTGACGCGGGCTACCACGAAATTGTTCTTTCCGGAATTCATACGGGTGGATATGGAGACGACCTGGAAGGATATACCCTTGCGGACTTGCTGGTCGATCTGGAGAAGGTGGAAGGTCTCAGCCGGATTCGAATTTCCTCGATCGAAGCCAGTGAGATCGACGACAAGATGCTGCAGGTTCTGGCACGTTCAGAGAAAGTATGCCGCCACTTGCACATCCCGCTGCAGGCTGGCTCGAACTATATCCTGGACCGGATGAACCGCAAGTATACCGTGGAGGAATTTGCGGCAAAGCTGGTGGAACTGCGCAAGGCACTGCCCGATCTGGCAGTTACCAGTGACGTGATTGTCGGTTTCCCGGGCGAAACGGACGAGCATTTTGCGGAGACATACGATTTTATCAGAGAGCAGCAGTTTTCGGATCTGCATGTGTTTCCTTATTCGCAAAGAAAGGGAACACCCGCTGCGAAGTACAAGGACCAGGTGCCGGAAGCTGTCAAAGAAGCCCGTGTAGCGAAGTTGATTGAACTGGCTGACCGGCTGCAAGTGGACTACTCCAATAAGTATGTTGGCCAGGTTCTTGAGATGATCCCGGAAGATATCAATCAGGACGGTTTGCTTGAAGGATTCTCCGACAACTATATCAAGATCGCGTTTCAGGGGCATCCGGACATGCTGGGGCAAATTGTCCAGGTTCGTCTGGAACGGGCAAAAGCGGATGTGTCGGAAGGCACTTTCGTCAAACAACTGACTTTGAGAACGGCAGTTTCGGGTGACAGCCAATTTGTCGATCTGATCCCGCTTGATATGGTCAAAGCATAG